A window of the Sulfurospirillum tamanense genome harbors these coding sequences:
- a CDS encoding acetyl-CoA carboxylase carboxyltransferase subunit alpha: MATYLEFERTIQQIDDEIASARIKGDTHAVEILQKNLEKEVAKTYKNLSDYQKLQLARHPDRPYALDYIRALLKDAYEIHGDRAFRDDGAIVCYMGYLSDQKIIVIGEQKGRGTKNKLKRNFGMPNPEGYRKALRVAKMAEKFDIPVLFLIDTPGAYPGIGAEERGQSEAIARNLYELSDLDVKSIAVVIGEGGSGGALAVGVADRFAMMRYSVFSVISPEGCAAILWNDPAKQESATKAMKITSEDLKNYNLIDAVIEEPIIGAHRNKEAAVKALGEYVIASLDELNTQDKQARLEARYTRILSMGAFEE; this comes from the coding sequence ATGGCAACCTATTTGGAATTTGAACGAACAATACAACAGATTGATGATGAAATTGCCAGTGCGCGCATAAAAGGCGACACTCATGCCGTTGAGATTCTGCAAAAAAATCTAGAAAAAGAAGTTGCCAAAACTTATAAAAATCTCAGTGATTACCAAAAATTGCAACTTGCACGTCATCCCGATCGTCCTTATGCCTTGGATTACATTCGTGCACTTTTAAAAGATGCTTATGAAATTCACGGGGATCGTGCTTTTAGGGATGATGGTGCCATTGTTTGCTATATGGGTTATCTTTCAGATCAGAAAATTATTGTTATCGGAGAGCAAAAAGGGCGTGGTACTAAAAATAAACTAAAACGTAATTTTGGTATGCCTAATCCTGAGGGGTATCGCAAAGCCTTGCGCGTGGCTAAAATGGCTGAAAAATTTGATATACCTGTGCTGTTTCTTATCGACACTCCTGGCGCGTATCCAGGCATTGGAGCAGAAGAGCGAGGCCAGAGCGAAGCGATTGCTCGCAACTTGTACGAACTAAGTGATTTGGACGTAAAGAGTATCGCTGTCGTTATCGGCGAGGGTGGTAGCGGTGGTGCCCTGGCTGTGGGCGTAGCAGATCGATTTGCCATGATGCGCTATTCGGTTTTCTCTGTTATTTCACCCGAGGGGTGTGCGGCTATTTTATGGAACGACCCTGCTAAACAAGAAAGTGCCACCAAGGCAATGAAGATTACTTCAGAAGATTTAAAAAATTACAATTTGATTGATGCGGTGATTGAAGAGCCTATTATTGGTGCTCATCGCAATAAAGAAGCTGCAGTAAAGGCGCTTGGCGAATATGTCATAGCCTCTTTGGATGAGTTAAATACACAAGATAAGCAAGCCCGACTAGAAGCACGCTATACGCGTATTCTTTCTATGGGTGCTTTTGAAGAATAA
- a CDS encoding beta-ketoacyl-ACP synthase II, whose translation MRRVVVTGIGMINSLGLDKESSFKAIVEGKCGIKSITSFDTSSHTVKIAGEILDFDPTTVMDAKEVKKADRFIHLGLKAAQEAMGDAAVATFDPERFGVCSASGIGGLPTIERNTIVMNEKGPRRLSPFFIPSALINMLGGMVSIDYGIRGPNLSSVTACAASTHAISEAFKTIVVGAADKMLVVGAEATICGVGIGGFAAMKALSTRNDDPQSASRPFDLDRDGFVMGEGAAALVLETYEDAKARGAHIYGELVGFGESGDAHHITAPTLDGPLRSMRAALRMANVDKVDYINAHGTSTPVNDKNETAAVKTLFGANVPVMSSTKGQIGHCLGAAGALEAVISLMAMRDSVIPPTINYTTPDPACDLDYVPNTARSATLNVVMSNSFGFGGTNGSVVFKRL comes from the coding sequence TTGAGACGTGTTGTTGTTACTGGAATCGGGATGATAAATTCCCTTGGATTAGACAAAGAGAGTTCTTTTAAAGCTATCGTTGAAGGCAAATGTGGCATTAAAAGCATTACATCGTTTGATACATCCAGTCATACTGTCAAAATTGCAGGAGAAATTCTTGATTTTGATCCGACAACCGTCATGGATGCTAAGGAAGTTAAAAAAGCAGACCGATTTATTCACTTAGGACTCAAAGCAGCCCAAGAAGCCATGGGCGATGCTGCTGTAGCAACCTTTGACCCAGAGCGCTTTGGAGTATGTTCTGCCTCGGGAATTGGTGGCTTGCCTACCATCGAGCGCAATACTATCGTAATGAACGAAAAGGGGCCAAGACGCCTCTCTCCCTTTTTTATTCCCTCGGCACTCATTAACATGCTTGGCGGGATGGTTTCAATTGACTATGGTATTCGTGGTCCAAATCTCTCTTCTGTCACCGCATGTGCGGCGAGTACCCACGCTATTAGCGAAGCTTTTAAGACGATTGTCGTGGGCGCAGCAGATAAGATGCTTGTGGTAGGTGCGGAGGCGACTATTTGTGGTGTGGGTATTGGTGGCTTTGCTGCGATGAAAGCCCTTTCTACACGCAACGATGACCCCCAAAGTGCTTCTCGCCCCTTTGATTTAGACCGCGATGGTTTTGTTATGGGTGAGGGTGCAGCTGCGTTGGTGCTTGAAACTTATGAAGATGCAAAAGCTCGCGGTGCTCATATTTATGGTGAGCTGGTAGGCTTTGGCGAGAGTGGAGATGCCCATCATATTACGGCCCCAACCCTCGATGGTCCTTTGCGCTCAATGCGCGCTGCTCTTCGCATGGCCAATGTGGATAAAGTTGATTATATCAACGCTCACGGTACATCTACGCCTGTTAATGACAAAAATGAAACAGCTGCAGTGAAAACCCTCTTTGGAGCCAATGTGCCAGTTATGAGTTCCACAAAAGGCCAGATTGGTCACTGTCTTGGCGCGGCGGGTGCGTTGGAGGCCGTTATTTCTTTGATGGCAATGCGTGATAGTGTTATTCCTCCAACTATCAATTACACCACCCCAGATCCTGCGTGTGATTTGGATTATGTGCCAAACACAGCACGCAGTGCAACGCTAAACGTGGTCATGAGCAACTCCTTTGGATTTGGTGGAACAAATGGCTCAGTGGTCTTTAAGCGGCTTTAA
- the acpP gene encoding acyl carrier protein, whose protein sequence is MALLDEVKEVVVEQLNVNPDEVKPESKFVEDLGADSLDVVELVMALEEKFDIEIPDADAEKIITVGDALKYIEDNK, encoded by the coding sequence ATGGCACTACTTGACGAAGTCAAAGAAGTAGTTGTTGAGCAATTAAATGTTAACCCTGACGAAGTGAAACCAGAGTCAAAGTTTGTAGAAGATTTGGGCGCAGATTCGCTGGATGTTGTTGAGTTGGTAATGGCGTTGGAAGAAAAATTTGATATTGAAATTCCTGATGCGGATGCTGAGAAAATTATCACTGTTGGCGATGCGCTAAAATACATCGAAGACAACAAGTAG
- a CDS encoding c-type cytochrome, which translates to MKELKILAVVVFLTAIVYIGVEPYAHSKLHPAVTPADFQFQDLERTGKVGDAARGAETFMMAGCIGCHGLESQGMPFSMDNQSASQSFGVVPPDLSSAGLIYDETFLAALIKNPAKALMVEHKFNEANPHPMTSFYGLGEDLDQEIADIVAYLKSIAPASMSSVEIFDDACLRCHGMKYDNGKLMPTEADAILAYMGTIPPDLSPMIRARSHSFLETFINNPQKHLEGTSMPRVGLTKEAQLQVVDYMESIGDSKKEERERVGLYIMGYFVILSIFAYLWKNKVWREVK; encoded by the coding sequence ATGAAAGAATTAAAAATTTTAGCCGTTGTGGTGTTTCTTACTGCAATCGTATACATTGGGGTTGAGCCTTATGCGCATAGCAAACTTCATCCTGCTGTGACACCTGCTGATTTCCAGTTTCAAGATTTGGAACGCACAGGGAAAGTCGGTGATGCAGCACGTGGCGCTGAAACCTTCATGATGGCAGGATGCATCGGCTGTCATGGCCTTGAGTCCCAAGGCATGCCCTTTAGCATGGATAACCAAAGCGCTTCCCAATCTTTTGGTGTTGTGCCGCCTGATTTAAGCAGTGCAGGACTCATTTACGATGAGACATTTTTAGCAGCGCTTATCAAAAATCCTGCAAAAGCCCTCATGGTTGAACACAAATTTAATGAGGCAAATCCGCATCCAATGACAAGTTTTTATGGACTAGGAGAAGACCTTGATCAAGAAATTGCTGACATTGTAGCTTACCTAAAGTCAATTGCACCCGCTAGCATGAGTAGTGTGGAAATCTTTGATGATGCGTGTTTGCGTTGCCATGGCATGAAGTATGACAATGGCAAATTAATGCCTACAGAGGCTGATGCCATTCTTGCTTACATGGGAACGATTCCACCGGATCTCTCACCTATGATCCGAGCACGTAGCCACAGCTTTCTTGAGACTTTCATCAATAACCCACAAAAACATCTCGAAGGAACCTCAATGCCACGTGTTGGGCTAACCAAAGAAGCGCAGCTTCAAGTGGTGGACTACATGGAAAGCATTGGGGATAGTAAAAAAGAAGAGCGTGAACGCGTTGGACTTTATATTATGGGATACTTTGTCATTTTGAGTATCTTTGCTTATCTGTGGAAAAACAAAGTGTGGAGAGAGGTCAAATAA
- the petA gene encoding ubiquinol-cytochrome c reductase iron-sulfur subunit, which produces MAVEQSRRDFLGMAFGGVAAVGGVFALGAMKASWDPLPSVISAGFTTVDLSPMEMGEIRTIEWRKLPVFILKKSSDIAKNSARDVVVGDASYTVVIGLCTHLGCIPSWRPRTQDFICACHGGVFDASGVNTFGPPPRPLDIPPFKIDGTKLVLGEEGPEYAKLVGNA; this is translated from the coding sequence ATGGCTGTTGAGCAAAGTAGACGCGACTTTCTTGGCATGGCCTTTGGTGGAGTCGCTGCGGTTGGCGGTGTCTTTGCTTTAGGTGCTATGAAGGCCTCATGGGACCCCCTCCCAAGTGTTATCTCCGCAGGCTTTACCACCGTGGACCTCTCCCCTATGGAAATGGGTGAAATCCGCACTATTGAGTGGCGAAAACTACCTGTGTTTATTCTTAAAAAAAGTTCAGACATAGCAAAGAATTCAGCGCGAGATGTTGTTGTCGGTGACGCAAGCTATACTGTAGTTATTGGCCTGTGTACCCATCTTGGCTGCATTCCTAGCTGGAGACCGCGAACACAAGATTTTATCTGTGCTTGTCATGGAGGCGTTTTTGACGCGAGTGGTGTCAACACCTTTGGCCCTCCCCCAAGACCTCTTGATATTCCTCCCTTTAAAATCGACGGAACCAAGCTTGTTTTAGGCGAAGAAGGCCCAGAATACGCCAAACTCGTCGGCAATGCCTAG
- a CDS encoding cytochrome b, translating to MAQFEKANGIVDWLDQRLAIRTLGRVLMTEYWIPKNINFLWAMGVVLITLFLLLVVSGIFLLMYYKPDVHQAFDSVNYTIMHEVAYGWLWRHIHGVAASATFLVIYIHMLTAIYYGAYKNGREIIWISGMMLFGMFSAAAFSGYMLPWGQMSYWAAQVITNLFGGVPVIGEALVVWIRGDFAVADATLTRFFMLHVLLLPLVIMLVIVIHFYSLRLPHVSNELGEELDFEAEAEKYKVGNKKESKVVPFWPMFLSKDFYIVSVFMVFFFYLVSFHFNFAMDPINFEPANAMKTPAHIYPEWYFLWSYEILRGFFFDIGPLSASDIGLAAFGFANVAFFLLPLLDKSPIVAPASQRGKFNIWFWVLIADLIILTVYGKLPATGANAWVGFFASMVFIGLFVALPFITKNEKRRGA from the coding sequence ATGGCACAATTTGAAAAAGCAAACGGTATTGTAGACTGGCTAGATCAGCGTCTGGCTATTCGGACACTAGGCAGAGTGTTGATGACGGAGTATTGGATTCCAAAAAATATAAATTTTTTGTGGGCAATGGGGGTTGTACTCATCACCCTCTTTTTACTCTTGGTTGTTTCTGGAATTTTTCTTTTGATGTACTACAAGCCCGATGTGCATCAAGCTTTTGACAGCGTTAACTACACCATCATGCATGAGGTAGCATACGGTTGGCTGTGGCGGCATATTCACGGCGTAGCGGCTTCTGCAACCTTCTTAGTAATTTACATTCACATGCTTACAGCCATTTACTATGGTGCTTACAAAAATGGTCGTGAGATCATTTGGATTAGCGGCATGATGCTTTTTGGGATGTTTTCTGCAGCAGCTTTTAGTGGCTATATGCTCCCTTGGGGCCAGATGAGCTATTGGGCAGCACAAGTTATCACCAATCTTTTTGGCGGTGTGCCCGTCATTGGTGAAGCGTTGGTTGTGTGGATTCGTGGTGATTTTGCGGTAGCAGACGCAACCCTTACACGTTTTTTTATGCTCCATGTTCTTTTGCTTCCTTTGGTGATTATGCTTGTTATTGTGATTCACTTTTATTCCTTGCGCCTTCCGCACGTCAGCAATGAACTTGGTGAAGAACTAGACTTTGAAGCAGAAGCCGAAAAATATAAAGTGGGCAATAAAAAAGAGTCTAAAGTGGTTCCTTTTTGGCCTATGTTTCTCTCTAAAGACTTTTACATTGTCTCTGTTTTTATGGTTTTCTTCTTTTACTTGGTGAGTTTTCATTTCAATTTTGCTATGGACCCCATCAACTTTGAGCCTGCTAATGCCATGAAAACTCCTGCCCACATCTACCCAGAGTGGTACTTCTTGTGGAGTTATGAAATCTTGCGCGGTTTCTTTTTTGATATTGGCCCACTTTCTGCTTCTGATATTGGTTTAGCTGCCTTTGGCTTTGCCAACGTAGCGTTTTTCTTGCTTCCTTTGCTTGACAAGAGCCCCATCGTTGCACCTGCAAGCCAACGGGGTAAATTTAATATCTGGTTTTGGGTACTCATTGCAGACTTGATCATCCTAACAGTTTATGGAAAACTTCCCGCCACGGGAGCTAACGCGTGGGTAGGATTTTTTGCCTCTATGGTTTTTATTGGTCTTTTTGTAGCCTTGCCCTTCATCACCAAAAATGAAAAAAGACGAGGTGCCTAA